The Pleuronectes platessa chromosome 11, fPlePla1.1, whole genome shotgun sequence genome includes a window with the following:
- the disp2 gene encoding protein dispatched homolog 2 → MDASIAGESTDAILMDDSPTDERGVREACQSEIPVVSLCPPDSDCSAEAPLTVIQSEGELCDSCSSLGRPSSSCQLYQVPQGLRAGAYDSSQPQKCSHCSRHGPCHDCHSNTTGHGGDGGVVVKVGHGCSSAHQTSGRGAVRCHWLHGSNEGGTQKPTQRHVVTVRDGGLFCFLRNYSQVIVDYPLAVLVGCAVLLLGCSLAGLFIGPLPDFSDPLLGFEPRGTYIGVRQSTLSKLQENTGPGKTLSPLPQQLSKSFGADVDGDSRVGQDTSGLRFKRMLARDSSPDSFPCDAPGERLAQLVFRSENSASLWSLKAIHAMCEMEQSRIRSQAQFQDLCQQHVRVEAEGTSRSGCCPSWSLGNYLAVLTNASCCLSLTSHQVSESLNLLRKCAPHYHEGQLVDACVDRPKHGGCSSVPSRCKQSRMVFQILHFLVDKDFLGPQTVEYQIPTLKYSLLFLPVNKGEHMMEIYMNSLEGRDLTHNNTAITGMDFGIKQTLFKHYLARDSVYPLLAVLCLLFTMALYLHSLFIVALSVISIISSLLTSYFFYKVAFRLTFFPLVNLSAALILLGSCSNQVFIFADFWQMQLSQNPPASLEKRVHRALQEVGYLILASGLTSAAAFFSGYLSSITAIRCFAVYLGTASFISSLLALVWLPCSFVLRERYTKASSASLAVQGWKPCCAKNPGGFWETSSRKRCLFNLGQKLRELRRGLADTSNLLFLKILPCGVVKFRYIWVCWFAVLAAGGTYMSCIDPGMKLPTLESKVSQLFRSSHPFERYDAEYRHMFMFQRQKNGEDKPVTVTLVWGVKPTDNGDHFDPNSNGSLVLDPDFNMSRPDAQIWLRDLCGRVQNQSFYSSPSTEGTNAMTENICLVEQLIRWVSVRRCSESEDALHLCCKDIPFPYPPSVFENCLSMMLAERYAEGHLAHSGGLYFQPDGRVAALVLAFTTTYLYSFNYSRTSVFYREILTWFNREVSGAPQGLENVWFISQLSLYDLQQSLSSETLVVAGFSVALTFVLLFLTTWNIPLSIYGTVAVGGSVFVTVGLLVLLEWQLSGIEALFISSAAGLSVDFIADYCISYSMAPHSDKIGKVAHSTKRMGRPVAIVSGTFFSMGIIMLPATALLIRKLGIFLFLVKCVACGFATFFFQSLCCFFGPKTNCGQISLPCFSDQTEGLSSATEPGSSSAANGAFGRSRVRRSYDKEAGGYLYPNQQRQHRQNQTGGRGGSGPEQYELQPLAYRLSDSFENSTCTSKLSNRPSVLSDEIEYCDRDVRNSMEGESDQTSSHQPPPAFQTSSPYKENTLRPGGLPQEDLAKEKVLCETCRGQTGGVTHWGNTSFSSSSSIQETIISHTLETTDQPSFCKDDQTSEECLHYPSRKKHLSSQSQSYCEGLEDSCETCLSDIEPGPSNMQQHEGDAQLQPGYLNGKRDTLRLSLKETAYETGKKGRSSQSEDVVILPNSKSDLPDVWIKRGGKREDTC, encoded by the exons ATGGATGCCTCGATTGCAGGAGAAAGCACGGATGCGATATTGATGGATGATTCTCCCACGGATGAGAGGGGGGTCCGGGAGGCTTGTCAAAG CGAGATCCCGGTGGTTTCTCTGTGCCCTCCTGACAGCGACTGCTCTGCCGAGGCCCCGCTGACAGTCATCCAGTCTGAGGGGGAGCTGTGCgacagctgcagcagcctcgGCAGACCCTCGTCCTCCTGCCAGCTCTATCAA GTACCACAGGGTCTTAGAGCCGGCGCCTATGACTCATCACAGCCCCAGAAATGCTCCCACTGCAGCCGCCACGGGCCGTGCCACGACTGTCACTCAAACACAACAGGTCACGGTGGTGACGGAGGTGTGGTGGTGAAAGTGGGACACGGCTGTAGCTCTGCTCATCAGACGTCAGGTCGCGGCGCCGTCAGATGCCACTGGCTGCACGGCTCGAATGAAGGCGGCACGCAGAAGCCAACACAGCGACACGTGGTGACAGTGAG GGATGGGGGactcttctgcttcctcagaAA TTATTCCCAGGTGATAGTGGACTACCCGTTGGCAGTGCTGGTGGGTtgtgctgtgctgctgctgggatgcTCATTGGCCGGACTTTTCATTGGTCCACTGCCCGACTTTTCTGACCCACTGCTG GGTTTCGAGCCGCGGGGAACGTATATCGGAGTCCGTCAGTCCACTTTGTCCAAGCTGCAGGAGAACACGGGCCCGGGGAAAACTCTGTCTCCTCTACCTCAGCAGCTCAGTAAAAG TTTTGGGGCCGATGTCGATGGAGACAGCCGCGTTGGACAAGACACCTCAGGACTTCGCTTCAAGAGGATGTTAGCCAGAGACTCGTCCCCGGACTCCTTCCCCTGCGACGCTCCAG GCGAGCGTTTGGCCCAGCTGGTCTTCAGATCAGAAAACTCAGCCAGTCTCTGGAGCCTGAAGGCCATCCACGCCATGTGCGAGATGGAGCAGTCCAGG ATTCGCTCCCAGGCTCAGTTCCAGGACCTGTGCCAGCAGCATGTGAGGGTGGAGGCTGAGGGAACATCCAGGAGCGGCTGCTGTCCGAGCTGGTCTCTGGGGAATTACTTGGCTGTCCTCACTAATGCTTCCTGCTGTCTCAGCCTCACCTCACACCAG GTTTCTGAGTCTCTGAACCTGCTACGGAAGTGTGCTCCGCACTATCACGAAGGACAACTGGTGGACGCCTGCGTCGACCGACCCAAGCACGGCGGCTGCTCCTCCGTCCCGTCTCGCTGCAAACAGTCCCGCATGGTGTTCCAGATCCTGCACTTCCTGGTCGATAAAGACTTCCTCGGCCCGCAGACTGTTGAATACCAAATCCCGACGCTGAAGTACAGCCTTCTGTTCTTACCTGTCAACAAAGGGGAGCACATGATGGAGATATACATGAACAGCCTTGAAGGCAGGGATCTGACCCACAATAACACCGCGATCACCGGCATGGACTTTGGCATCAAGCAGACGCTGTTCAAGCATTACCTTGCCAGAGATTCAGTTTATCCTCTCCTAGCTGTCCTCTGCCTTCTTTTTACTATGGCTCTGTATCTCCACTCGCTCTTCATAGTAGCTTTATCTGTAATATCAATCATAAGCTCCCTCCTAACCTCTTATTTCTTCTACAAAGTAGCATTTCGCCTGACTTTCTTTCCCCTGGTCAACCTCTCTGCAGCTCTTATCCTCTTAGGAAGTTGCTCCAATCAGGTTTTTATCTTTGCAGATTTCTGGCAAATGCAGCTGTCCCAGAACCCCCCTGCCTCCCTGGAGAAGAGGGTGCACAGAGCTTTGCAGGAAGTCGGCTATTTGATTTTAGCATCTGGTTTGACCTCCGCCGCAGCCTTTTTCTCCGGCTATCTCAGCAGCATCACAGCGATCAGATGTTTCGCTGTTTATCTCGGAACTGCCTCTTTCATCAGCTCCCTCCTGGCACTGGTGTGGCTGCCTTGCTCCTTCGTTCTGCGGGAGCGTTACACAAAGGCGTCCTCTGCATCTCTAGCAGTGCAGGGATGGAAACCGTGCTGCGCCAAGAATCCCGGCGGCTTCTGGGAAACGAGCTCACGCAAGAGATGCCTCTTTAATCTTGGCCAGAAGCTGAGGGAATTGAGACGAGGGCTCGCGGACACTTCCAATTTGTTATTTCTGAAGATCTTACCTTGTGGGGTGGTGAAGTTCAGGTACATCTGGGTGTGCTGGTTTGCAGTGCTTGCTGCTGGGGGCACATACATGTCCTGCATTGATCCAGGCATGAAGCTGCCCACCTTAGAAAGCAAGGTCAGCCAGCTTTTCCGCTCCAGTCACCCGTTTGAGAGGTACGACGCAGAGTATCGCCACATGTTCATGTTTCAGAGACAGAAAAATGGAGAAGATAAGCCTGTCACAGTGACGCTTGTTTGGGGGGTCAAACCAACAGATAACGGGGATCACTTTGACCCTAATAGCAATGGCTCTTTGGTACTTGACCCAGACTTTAACATGAGCCGACCAGACGCTCAGATCTGGTTAAGAGACCTGTGTGGAAGGGTCCAGAACCAAAGCTTTTATTCCTCTCCATCAACGGAGGGTACAAATGCAATGACAGAAAATATCTGTCTCGTGGAGCAGCTAATTCGCTGGGTGTCTGTCAGACGGTGCTCAGAGAGTGAAGACGCCCTTCACCTCTGCTGCAAAGACATCCCTTTCCCCTACCCACCCAGCGTTTTTGAGAACTGCCTCAGTATGATGCTGGCAGAGAGGTATGCCGAGGGCCATCTGGCCCACAGCGGAGGCCTGTACTTCCAGCCAGATGGCCGGGTCGCTGCCCTCGTGTTGGCATTCACGACCACATACCTCTACAGCTTCAACTATAGCAGAACCAGTGTTTTCTACCGAGAAATCCTGACATGGTTCAACAGAGAAGTATCAGGAGCACCACAGGGGCTGGAGAACGTCTGGTTCATCAGTCAGCTTTCTCTCTATGATCTACAACAGTCCTTAAGCTCAGAGACTCTGGTAGTCGCTGGCTTCTCTGTAGCTCTCacctttgttttgctttttctaACCACCTGGAATATCCCACTGAGCATTTACGGGACTGTAGCTGTAGGAGGCAGTGTGTTCGTAACAGTCGGCCTCCTGGTTCTTCTTGAATGGCAGCTGAGCGGCATCGAGGCTCTGTTTATATCATCGGCAGCAGGACTGTCTGTGGACTTTATAGCCGACTACTGCATATCTTATAGCATGGCTCCTCATTCGGACAAAATTGGGAAAGTGGCGCACTCCACCAAACGAATGGGACGACCTGTAGCAATAGTGTCTGGTACATTTTTCTCCATGGGGATCATCATGTTGCCTGCCACGGCCTTGCTGATCCGAAAACTCgggatttttctgtttttggtgAAATGTGTAGCTTGTGGATTTGCGACGTTCTTTTTTCAGTCACTGTGCTGCTTTTTCGGACCTAAAACAAACTGTGGGCAGATCTCTCTGCCGTGTTTTTCAGATCAGACTGAGGGGCTATCGTCGGCAACAGAACCTGGTTCCTCCTCTGCAGCAAACGGAGCCTTTGGCAGATCTAGAGTGAGGAGGAGTTATGATAAAGAAGCAGGTGGCTATCTCTACCCCAACCAGCAGCGTCAGCACAGACAGAATCAGAccggaggaagagggggaagtgGTCCGGAGCAATACGAGCTGCAGCCGCTGGCTTATCGGCTCAGCGACAGCTTTGAGAACAGCACCTGCACCAGTAAACTGTCCAACCGGCCCTCAGTGCTCTCTGATGAGATTGAGTATTGTGACAGAGATGTAAGAAATAGCATGGAAGGGGAGAGTGACCAGACGAGCAGCCATCAACCACCTCCGGCCTTCCAGACTTCATCACCTTACAAAGAAAACACCCTGCGGCCTGGAGGGCTGCCACAAGAGGACCTTGCTAAAGAAAAGGTGCTGTGTGAGACATGCAGAGGTCAGACTGGTGGGGTAACACACTGGGGCAATACATCCTTCTCCTCATCTTCGAGCATACAGGAGACTATAATCAGCCACACACTGGAGACCACTGACCAGCCATCTTTCTGCAAAGATGACCAAACCTCAGAGGAGTGTCTCCACTACCCCTCCCGCAAAAAGCACCTCTCCTCTCAGTCCCAGAGCTACTGTGAGGGTCTGGAGGATTCCTGTGAAACGTGCCTCAGTGACATCGAGCCCGGGCCTTCAAACATGCAGCAACACGAGGGAGACGCTCAGTTACAACCAGGGTACCTGAACGGAAAGAGAGATACGCTACGTCTCTCACTGAAGGAAACTGCTTACGAAACGGGTAAAAAGGGCCGAAGCAGTCAGAGTGAAGACGTGGTTATTTTACCCAACAGTAAGTCAGACTTACCAGATGTGTGGATAAAGAGAGGTGGAAAACGGGAGGATACATGTTGA
- the pkdccb gene encoding extracellular tyrosine-protein kinase PKDCC, with translation MPEMGNSLRAAALLAFVVLSILVSLLVSSVQQYGAKVAHFSNATVSAADEEQLRGALIYQLQQRRNEILPLLLPEDEPSEGTRLAPQLDSFVDYNLWNEITHGSRKAHMDELGCDSLVDMQAVEVLGSGYTKLVVKVNLAGGQPVALKLVNEQGIDMGKCVEDFKDPQGCRELVSYKLQKEIVLLQRLQHPNVIRLKGHCAGDSRVQGGRGEERGRVTVILEQGNPLQMIQLLQSPWEDRFRVCLDLVRLLHFLSQSPLGSVALLDFQPRQFVTVSGELKLTDLDDASAQETTCRSDADCTLQFPHRNFTLPCSAGGVCEGLNEKRNIYNAYRYFLTYLLPHQAPPGLTHLVDHIMNSTGELRADINQTLEAFEHILLLYKSGLHLDNLPPSVIRDYTLIRGMGTSGNVEYRCWPSYSQQGCVLSVHSAKEAAFICNSHTQCNSFTLTGQKTWTGRLLASFRSGFSHLVPGGTSEVYVKKTKAPETSTA, from the exons ATGCCCGAGATGGGCAACTCTTTACGCGCGGCTGCGCTCCTGGCGTTCGTGGTGCTGTCGATCCTCGTGTCACTGCTGGTCAGCAGCGTGCAGCAGTACGGGGCGAAAGTAGCGCACTTTTCCAACGCGACTGTTTCTGCCGCTGATGAGGAGCAGCTCCGCGGGGCGTTGATTTATCAGCTCCAACAGAGGCGCAACGAAATCCTTCCTCTGCTGTTACCTGAGGATGAACCGTCCGAGGGAACCCGACTCGCTCCCCAGCTGGACTCCTTTGTGGATTACAATCTGTGGAATGAAATCACGCACGGCTCCAGGAAAGCGCATATGGATGAACTGGGCTGCGACTCCCTGGTGGACATGCAGGCTGTGGAGGTCCTGGGCTCTGGATACACCAAACTGGTTGTCAAAGTGAATCTGGCTGGAGGTCAACCGGTGGCTTTAAAGCTGGTCAACGAGCAGGGAATAGACATGGGGAAGTGTGTTGAGGATTTTAAAGACCCGCAAGGCTGCCGGGAGCTCGTCTCCTACAAACTGCAGAAAGAAATAGTCCTGTTACAGAGGCTGCAGCATCCAAACGTCATAAGG CTCAAAGGCCACTGTGCAGGAGACTCAAGAGtccagggaggaagaggagaagagagaggaagagtcaCGGTCATTCTCGAGCAGGGGAATCCTCTCCAGATGATCCAGCTGCTCCAGAGCCCCTGGGAGGACAGATTCAGG GTTTGTCTGGACCTGGTGAggctcctccacttcctctcccaGTCTCCTCTGGGCTCTGTGGCCCTGCTGGACTTCCAGCCCCGCCAGTTTGTCACGGTGTCTGGCGAGCTGAAGCTCACGGACCTGGACGACGCCAGCGCGCAGGAGACCACCTGTCGGAGCGACGCCGACTGCACCCTGCAGTTCCCTCACAGAAACTTCACCCTGCCCTGCTCGGCCGGGGGCGTGTGCGAGGGCCTGAATGAGAAGAGGAACATTTACAACGCCTATAG GTATTTTCTCACCTACCTGCTGCCGCACCAGGCCCCGCCCGGCCTCACACACCTGGTAGACCACATCATGAACTCCACAG GGGAGCTCAGGGCTGACATCAATCAGACGCTGGAGGCCTTTgaacacatcctcctcctctacaaGTCTGGCCTGCACCTGGACAACCTGCCTCCATCAGTAATCAGAG ATTACACCCTGATCCGAGGTATGGGAACCTCCGGGAACGTGGAGTACCGCTGCTGGCCGTCCTACAGCCAGCAGGGCTGCGTGCTGTCGGTCCACAGCGCCAAGGAGGCGGCGTTCATCTGTAACTCCCACACGCAGTGCAACAGCTTCACCCTGACTGGACAGAAGACGTGGACGG GGCGCCTCCTGGCCTCCTTCAGGAGCGGCTTCAGTCATCTGGTGCCCGGTGGGACGTCAGAGGTCTACGTGAAGAAAACCAAAGCCCCCGAAACGTCCACGGCGTGA